DNA sequence from the Coffea arabica cultivar ET-39 chromosome 11c, Coffea Arabica ET-39 HiFi, whole genome shotgun sequence genome:
gaaactaaattaaaggagaagaaaagattCGATTGAAACTgagtcttagactttgcctctTTACGTTTAGAAGCCCTTTCTTCACTCCTTAAGCTGAAGGAAGAAGATGTAGCAGGAGGTTGTGCTTTGCTTTCAGATGTAAGTTTAGATTTTGAAATGCTGTGAACAGTTCAATAAAGAACATAAAAGCTCTTACCAAGTTAAACCAGTGACACTGTAGTTGCAAATTCATTAAACTTGAACATGTCTTGTGGCTTATCAGCatataaaaacaacaaaataggATGGATACTTGAGATCAGAAAAGTTATCGCTTAAAAATGTAGAAAGATAAAGTTTTCTGAAATCAGCATGAATGCAGATTAGAAAAGGTACAGCAGGGTTCATAATTCATACTAAACATTATAGGATGCACAATATGTAGCCTTAAATCCAAATATAGGCCTTGTTCTCGTTTACTttattagattttgcaaaatttaaTTACAGAAATTAATTATAGAGAATAATTAGAATCAACAAAAATTTACTCTTTGGGTGATTACGGATTTTGGATTTTTTGGTTATTAAAAAATCTATTATCTGAAtacaaaagcaaatgaaaacATCTTAAAAACAGATTTTTCAAAATCAGAATCTATAATCAAGTAAAATAATCAACTGAGAACAATCCTGTATTCATCTCGTACATATCCCCTACTCTTCACCCAGTCTAAGCATACAAAGCATTAAATAttagaaaaagggaaaaactagCAAATAATACTTACTGCACCAATGGTGATTTTGGTACCCTGTCTCTTGAAGTGCTACAAGAGACTGACTGATCCAGTACAGCATTAGTCCTGTTAAGAGTAAATTACAGAAGGCACACAATAATCTAAGCAAACAGAGTAGGACCTCTTATATAGTTTTTGAATTATAGTTGATTTTATGGAAGCTATGCAGGCTATTACCTTTCCTTGTTTAACTGAGGAACAGCTGATAGACGCTTAGAAATTCCACTGACAGATGCCTGCATttggaagaaaataaaaaaagataataTCATGGACTATCCAAACTAACAATCATAGTAAGGAATGTCATTAGAAGACTGGCAAAACTTAGGCACCCTGGTTGATGTTCGTTGATTCGAGCTCTCTTTGGATGTCTGGGCAACACCTTTGAATAGCCTTGAGTCAACATTCTTCTTCGATGCTGGAGATGATATTTTATTGAGATCATAAGCATGAGAAGTAAAGTTTATTGACATGTGAAGTGACTTCGGAGTTGATCTCTTCCTCTCCAAAGATTGATTTTCTGTCTTCTTAGAGGTACCGAGATACCCATCTTTTGTTGGATAAATTGGTATTTTTGACTTGGTGAATGATTGACTCTTTGATTTTTTATCATGTTTTGACAACTTTCCAGAAGAAAGTGCAGCTTCCTTCTTCTCTGACGAAGCTGAATCTCCCATAATACAAGCATCCTAAAAGATTAATATTAGAtatggaagaaggaaaagagcTAATTCAGTATGTAACCAGAAGCTAGTAAGTTTAGTACAATTACCTTGGAGTGTGTCTTCACCTCTATGTTATCATGACTGTTCATGGAAACTTGAAATTGGTTTGATGTCTCGACTTCATTTTCTACAAAAATAGGATGTTCTGTTGCTAGTTCAACTTCCTTACTTTGGGTACTTTCTATAGTCCTTTCTTTAGGAAGAGTTTGCTGATTTGCATCGACCGGGAAGACAACAGATGTTTTGATTGTATCTTCTGCCAGTACCTCCTCAACTTTGGCATGCTCATGTTCTTGTGCTGGCTCCATCTCTGTAGGAGGAGAATCATCATGATCCCCATTAAGCATATTTACCGCAGCAGTATTGTCCACAGCTGCGCTTTGTTGCTCAAGTAATGGAGCAGCTTTCCTGgctgcaattttcttgtagtgggcTTCAAAGTAAGCTTTCTTCTCAGCAACAGAACCAGGTTTTGAGTACTTCTCAGCTTCTTCCAAGTAGCGATTTTGATTGAAAGATGACCATTTTTCCCAGACCAATGATTCAGAGACGAATCTCCCAAATGAAACTGATGATGTGAGGGCACGGCGAAGAGGATCTCCCTGCAACCAGGTACACGCATTTCACCTTTTTAAGTAATAAACTTCCAAAGTCATAATCAAATCCATTTCAAGAACTCGTGTCCAGGCATTTTTCTCACAATCTACCCAATTTCTATTGCACTATCCAGAAATTTGAGAATAAGGAATTCTAGAGTTCAATTTATCGGTGGTGAAATGAATTAAGACTCAGATTAAACGAATATGTAAAATGGAAGAAAAGTCATACACTAACACAAAACTTCAAAATACCTCCCCTAAGTGCAAATGTAACATTCAGCTAGATAACTGCCACAACCGCACTTGAACAAATCATAGGAACGGTAATCTTCCAGTACAACAGAAGTTTACAAAACAGGTCCAGATTGTGCATGAGAAGCTGCTTTCTGAATTCAATACTAgtgataaaaaatttattaatcTGAAGGAGAGAGCAGCTTTGCTAATTTAATAATGAAGAAATATTTTCTCTCCAAACATTTAACTTTTAGGCGTATCCACCCctacttttcacaaaatttacacAGTACGTTGTAAGTTGATGGATTAGAGTGACCATTTGAGGCGTTCTGGATTTGGACTGTATAGTTAGGACTCGTTATTTACCCCGTGAGCAGAAGAATTAATCGACCAGCAATACGCAGCAAAAAACGATTAGAAAAATATTAGACTCAATGAATTGCCAAATTCAAGCGGCAGCGGAACAAAATTAGCAATTCTATCATAACTCCATGGCATTATTAACACGGAACCGGAAAATACATGCCCTAACCAAAACCACACAAATTTATCTAACGATTcatgatagaaaaacaagtaaaataaataaacgaaGACGGTTTCTTGAACTAAACCTCAGGAGATTCTTGGGAAGTTTGAGATGGTTGAGAAAACGATCTGAGAAGGCAAGCTGAAGATTCACCCATGGCTCATTTGCAGTAGGAGGAGAAAAACCCAGGAGAATCTCACTTTTCAGTTCCTTTTCTCTTGACACTTGTGTGCTGCACTTGCCATTCCTCCTCTGATCTTTCTCCCCTTTATCTTGAAATCGCGGGGATACAGGGTTGATTGGACACTTTAAATCTCGAATCCCAAAACCTTGAATCCACCTAAAGCAGGCTTGTTAGACGCCTAAACAGAGCAGAAATGAGGACAAAAAGGCTCTGAATTCTGCTTCTTTGCCCCCTCAATTTTCACCGTTTGTGAGTGTGTCTTGCGTGTCTTTGCTCTCTGCGTGAGGCTATTTGTGATGGTTACTTCAGTTTATCAATCAAGGGGCAAGGAGGTGAGGCGAGAGCGTGGCATTAACGgctagttttcctttcgtaatCTTGATTTTAATTCTGtcaattttcttattcttattcttatattatataagaatgagttgtgattttgaatttcaaccaCATGAATAGGTATATTCTGGAAATGTGAAATGATGTGtagtttttttaaaacttttggtACAACTAATGACAGCATATTTTTGGGTATGTTTATGAAAATGTCCTCGTGTTTGTATATTTAAAACTTTTATTTATAGAGATATTTGCGTATTTTTGGAATGTGAAATTATTGTACAATATTTTGCATCGAGTACAACTCATATAAGTTTATGTGTTGGTGTAATTATTGAAATGGTGTTATAAATACATTTAATTGAAGTGTGATTTTTGTTGTGCAATTAATTCCTTATAATATAACCCTTATTACCTGGGACCTAATCAATAAACTTCAACTaattaaattctttcttttggtCTCCCATAACCGGCAAACAATTGAATTAATTACTGTCTAAATAACAGCTATTTCTAATTATTCACACATTCATCTATTTGCTTCTTGTCCTTCCATTTTTTCCCAATATTTATGAATATATGATCTTTCTTCTTTCTAATTTTAAATTGCGCCAGTTATGTATATCACTctataaaacttttttttttattcctacCACCCTATAAAACTAAGATCAGTTTCCTGCATTTTCTGTCAGGAACcgaattttttcttaattttattttatttaattatttattcacttgttttcttcgaataatttatttcaaccattttaaatctatTTTCATGGAACAtgtctcacttatatttttaaaacgtcttATTAGTAAAATTAATATCTTTTGCGACTCGTTTAATAAAGAATAGTGAATACACGTTTTTTGGGAGGtaaattcgatccgagagtgcatTAGTTTTGGAGAactaagaatgatcaatagtagactaagaaaagttaattgagagattagatgtgaaTGAGTTCAAATTAAACTTTTATCGGGCGCGCGTCAATAGTCTCTCGAAAGTCGCACCAGTATGACTaattgaaaatttgagaaattaatattaGACTAGTAAAAGTGAGTAATTACAGAGTTAAAGAAAATACCTTAGAGAATTAGTGCATGAGTgtatcaaacccgagagaaattGATGGTACGAAACACCAGCACAACACTATTGAAGGTTGACTTTTTTGCAACACACTTAAAGCTCTCTTTTTCATTCTTTCTCTCCAAGAAATCACAATACAAAACCCTCACCATCTTTCTCACTCATTCGGTTgaccaagagaaaagaaaagggggaaagAAAGCTTCATCCTCTAGCTCTAAGCTTGCTTGttcttcatcatccaactcaCAAATTTCTTGGGTTCTTGTTCTAGTTTGAAggcaagagagggccggctagtTAAGGACTGTTTTAAGGAGTTTCTTGCACCAAAAATTTAAGGTTTCTTCTTGGTTTGGAAGGTATAAACATCTCCCACCAAAactcttgctttcttgtttcattttttgGTTTTGAAGTTGTAGCTTTTTTCTTGTTGTTGTTGgttggatttggttggttgaagtgggctctatAAACTCCCACCTTGGTTAAATGAGGGCTGTCATGATGTTTATGTGTGTGTTAGTgtgtttgtgatgaattttaatggaaaaaaactagaagaagagaaagaaagagagaaaccgTGAGAGAAAGAGAGCTAGCCGAAATTTCTGGTCTTATTGTTCTGTTTTCATTTCGAATTTTTGAAGTTCAGTGGACTGTAAAATCaattgatatatgttgtatattgtgtgtacaaagtaTCTTTAAAAAATCGTATCATTTGGTTGtgcaaaacttgagttttggggagagtttcaaatctggaaattgataACAGTGCACTCGGACAGTACTTTTTGTCCTAATGTAACTCTGtgtacaaaaatcaaaattgagtgccgttagtgacattcaaaactaaacattcataactttctaacggtataaaaatctCCTACTGGTTCATTTTGTGTGAACCATAGCGAGTCAGCAAAGTTGGTCATTCTGTTTTGACTATGTATGCGAACGAAActggaagctgcatcttgtaaCTCGAAAttgtttcacttgtgaaaagatttttaaaatgatgtcttctgatgaattgtggcatttggaacctagtttccaactccaccaatcattctcaatttgagtttgtatagagttagatatgACTTGATTTCGAAAACGCGACAAAACTAGAAACTGgaagctttttcctttcttgctagCCGAATGGTCAGGGTTGTTTTGGaatgttttgtttcaaaaattttgatgtcaattacccatcaattgcttattaaatgcCTCTgaaaccttggtttcaaaaatggagtgaattggggTTGATTTCATTCGACAAAatctttggaaagaaagaaatagtgggttggcagatttgctttgaaaatttcaccaacattggtcattttgttaactgcctttcTGTGTAATTTTTTGCCTAAATTTTGACAGAGAGGTAGTCCATATATGGGGGTTTacgtgtaccaaatttggtgtaatttcaaaaCCATTAcgatatccaaatgatgccCCCAAAGATTGCTCTTTAAATCTGAAAATTTACCAATCAGTTTGCAAGATTCAGTTGACtttaaactgttatatcttaatgctcaaaactccaaatttagttccgcttattgtgtttgaaactttgtatGGAACTCTttttgtgttacaaatttcaagggctgattcattttctgtgaatttttccgaatttccaaagattgctggaaaaccaagactggttcaaacctatcttcttggaactgaaattttgaactgaaaaatgaatgctttccCTTTAGAATCTTGAAAATGTGTCtactaggaacttttagtactttggatctagtttccaacggtataaaatttttcatttttgggtATACgaaactcaagatctgattttacTAAATTTATCAcgcaaaactgaaaattcttgatttcttagaaaatgagtttttaagaacttttcattttcttttgatatgGATAGTTCATTTTGAATTCGATTTCATGAAGGATACGAGTTATCCCTTGTGATTTTAAACTCTCActtttaaatcttgaatttcaatagAGTGAAATTCTTTTGAAACATTTTTTTAAGTTTAAACAAATACATTTCCTTCCTTGTATGTTAAGTGACTGTGAGTATATGTGAGTGATAATCGATCACTAtttcttcaggcgctcaagaggatatTGAATAAAACCTTGGAGTAGAACACTAAAGGATTTATTTActcacttattttttattttgtaagtgTTCCCTGTATGTGTGTGACTTGAATAGTTTTGCTATATATTTACTTCATATTTCTTgtatgtttaagtgttaagcGTTTTCTATAATTGCTCTTATATAATTTtcaccgttttaaggcgagtgtgtattttatctcactcgacctactaaaataacaaatttctATTGTTTAACCGTGAATTGTTATCGTTTATCgatatatttgattacttgtgcatgttgtaaacTCTTAGCTAAATTgggtcctgtccttgattgctaacctactcgagccaagATTGGattcggtcgggtaggttggaatcttgggccaccgtttcgatatactcaagtattatcACTAGAGGAATAAGGTGATGGCTAGACAAACCGGAGAAATTATTGGGATTATAAGGTGCAATTGACTGAAATAGTTTCAtgggaacaccgtatccttttaatgtgtgtttatttctataaaatgataaatgtttcattttaatgtgccaatgtgaaatCTTGAACCATATGTATATTATGCttaacttacttgatttattggAACTGCTTGTGTGTTTTGGAACCTTATTGGGTTgtttaactcattccacacttttattttccttaacagggttcaaaATCGAAAGTACTCGCGAATAGTactaaattattttcttttgaaaattttaaattgtgTTATAGCAGATGAccgtagtacatattcttttgaatTGTATTTAAGTTTGAAGGTTAACTAATGGTGTTCTGGAATACTTTGAATgtatattaaaaaagaaaaattgaaatatttctaattttgaattatagattgtagtgagtcctggcgagagttgtgCAAGAGTTTCGTGAATACCCTTGGgtttgcccttgggagaagtcgGAGCGTCACATTTTCCAATTTTGTTCTAAagtcatatatttctttttgtttcttacaATGGTGAAAAAGCCAATTGGGAAGAAAGATGTAAAGGTAAAATTAATGCAAATTATTATGAAACTTATGTTGGATGATCATTATCACAATCACAGCCAATTTGTACcaattcttcttctttatttCCGATTTAATTGTATCAAAGTTGTGAAGAATTAGAATTTTGTTGATTTAATTACTCCTTTCAATTTAGTACAATTTTCCAAAGAGGTATTTTTTGTTCCACCAAATTTTCATTTACTTGCTTTCATAGAACACTATGTATGATTGTTTTCCACTagtataattttattattcatatggaatttttgaaacatataGTGAATGGTTGATCATCATTGCAAGGTTAGGAGTGAAAATACCACATCCGCAAGCAAATATTGGGAAATATCATTAATCACTTTCTACTTATGGGTTCCAACTCCAATTCATGTGTGcaatttcttctcattttggcttcattatggGTTTGTTCAACCAAACAGTCTCTTTTCACATGAGAGCgtttttctattatatttcaCCATTATGATTAAGACGTGCtatcaaaaaagaaacaaattttcaCATTGTCCTATAGTGTAAATCTTTCAAAAGAGTGTAAAGGCATTCTCTTTAGGGTTAAATTATGACAACAGATCACTTATTCCTTTCAAGAATACTTTATGAAATAGACATCTTGAACTCCCAAAGAAGTTTTACTTTTGTCCAATGCAACAAATTTGCTGCCCACATTACTGATTGCTTTAGGAGAGGTAAAAGTGCAAAAATTATCCTCAATAAGTTCTACGAGCTATCTCTTAACTTCAATTTATTAGTTCTCAATGGATTTCTATCAATACGAACTTATAAATTTATTTCCTTCTAAAAATCCTGCTTTTGGATCATGTTATGTTTTGTTTTCCTATTTATtagaataattataaattctATGCTCCAATTTCTATCATGCTTGACGGATTGCTTGATGAGACCAAAAATATATTAGGCATCAACTTATTTGGATTTTGGATTCTATGTACACAAAAACTTAAGGACTTCATCGATCATAGTTAAGTTGGATTGTCTGATACTTCCAAATTATTTGTGTGACGCTTTTGAGCTTTCCATAATATATTTACAAGATTgactctttctttttgagtGTTAGATTTGTCAAAATTGATGTGAATGAGATAAAACTAACTAAGAACAAAACTAATTGTTAAACTTTTTAAATCTTGTAATAAACTGTAGTATAAGGATGGGAATTATCTATttgacattaaaaaaaaaatttttgccctCATTTGTTATGTTGATGTTGAATAATAAAAAGTAATATATTATAACTTAAACTTTGGATGTTTTCTGATTATGTTATTTAGTTAGCCTTTTTTAACATTTCTTTTTATGGTCTTGATTAACATATGTAGAAGAAATATTATgtacatttaaaaattaactTTATTTTTGCGTATGGTGTCAAAAGGATTTGTTTATGAGTAATTTTATTTCAACTGATATGATACTTACTTTATAtgcataatttttttaataacttatATCTATAATACTTTCTGCTTTCTTAATCTTattgtatttttcttaaaaattctgtgaaaaattttaaatagaGGCACCCAACACCGGTATGTTGCGCGGGCTTTCATCCCTTAGTTTTTTCTCATGTTTTTAACTTGTAGCTAATCTTGTTCTAATTTTGCTTTAAATTAATGACGAAGAAGGTATTATACAAGGCCCATTAGCCGATTTCagaaaacaaatgaaagcaGTATGATTCGTAAAAATAAATTGGTCCAAGGTCAGCTGAAATACACAAGGATAACCCAACTTTTATACCAACAGAAGAGCTCCAATGCATACTTACGGTCCCTTTGGTCTCAAATTAGCACCACGGGCGGCATACCTCCAGGATCATACATGGTTTATAGACGTTCTTAGTCTACAGGTAGATTTGAAATTCTTACGTATCTTCAAATTATTTATAGAATTTTTTATAAATCATTCATTAATACAACTCTTAATCCAGAATAAGATTTGAACACATTATCTTTCGTAAGAAATTGGCCCGTTTTTACTAATTGAGTCAATTTGTGCCAAAATATTTCCATTCATGTAATAACGCAGAGTTTGAAAGTAAACATTTCACAATCTCCAAGATGATCCCTACCTTATTAACCACAATTTTCATATTAATTATCGCCTTTATTACTGCACCTCACGTAGATATTGATGGTATTCATGAACTTGGATCTTTACTTTAGAGAaacaatatattattattt
Encoded proteins:
- the LOC113717654 gene encoding uncharacterized protein isoform X1 — translated: MGESSACLLRSFSQPSQTSQESPEGDPLRRALTSSVSFGRFVSESLVWEKWSSFNQNRYLEEAEKYSKPGSVAEKKAYFEAHYKKIAARKAAPLLEQQSAAVDNTAAVNMLNGDHDDSPPTEMEPAQEHEHAKVEEVLAEDTIKTSVVFPVDANQQTLPKERTIESTQSKEVELATEHPIFVENEVETSNQFQVSMNSHDNIEVKTHSKDACIMGDSASSEKKEAALSSGKLSKHDKKSKSQSFTKSKIPIYPTKDGYLGTSKKTENQSLERKRSTPKSLHMSINFTSHAYDLNKISSPASKKNVDSRLFKGVAQTSKESSNQRTSTRASVSGISKRLSAVPQLNKERTNAVLDQSVSCSTSRDRVPKSPLVHISKSKLTSESKAQPPATSSSFSLRSEERASKRKEFFQKLELKLNMTEAKEERHQSKHKGKIVNDTINMCWSISSKMDANANLPLGKKSAGIAMNKKSILSCSPKIERKQASFEAHNNSSRPPWRLSMKTGGFRDAAIKNPWPPAYSAKSVTKKTMHENTSPNIQL
- the LOC113717654 gene encoding uncharacterized protein isoform X2 → MGESSACLLRSFSQPSQTSQESPEGDPLRRALTSSVSFGRFVSESLVWEKWSSFNQNRYLEEAEKYSKPGSVAEKKAYFEAHYKKIAARKAAPLLEQQSAAVDNTAAVNMLNGDHDDSPPTEMEPAQEHEHAKVEEVLAEDTIKTSVVFPVDANQQTLPKERTIESTQSKEVELATEHPIFVENEVETSNQFQVSMNSHDNIEVKTHSKDACIMGDSASSEKKEAALSSGKLSKHDKKSKSQSFTKSKIPIYPTKDGYLGTSKKTENQSLERKRSTPKSLHMSINFTSHAYDLNKISSPASKKNVDSRLFKGVAQTSKESSNQRTSTRASVSGISKRLSAVPQLNKERTNAVLDQSVSCSTSRDRVPKSPLVHISKSKLTSESKAQPPATSSSFSLRSEERASKRKEFFQKLELKLNMTEAKEERHQSKHKKSILSCSPKIERKQASFEAHNNSSRPPWRLSMKTGGFRDAAIKNPWPPAYSAKSVTKKTMHENTSPNIQL